The Humulus lupulus chromosome 7, drHumLupu1.1, whole genome shotgun sequence region ttgtcATGGTGAAGAGCTTCATGTTACTCCGGACCCTCCTAGGATTAATGAAGTTCAGAATTATAGGACTAGTTGTAGAGCTCGATGTTGTGGTATGTCAATTAGAATAGTATAACTTCAttgttatttttatgtttttaagcTGCAGTATTTGCTTATGTTTATCTTATAAAAAATATCGTAGGATGGGAAAGAATGTATATACGGTAATGGTAATTATGTCTCATTACAAAATGCACCACATTAAACTATACTATGATATTGGATTATGAAATGGTAGAGATGTGCAGGAATTTATTTTTCGTATGGCATGCATTATTTTTTCTCAatgaaagcccagttttgtagtagtgttctAGTAGAAGTTAAGGCTATATATaagataaatcataaaaaaattcgAACAATTTAAAGTTAACAATAACTAATTATCAACTCAAGCTTTGGAGTGTTTTGTTATATTTATAATTACGAAAATGTTCTGATTAACATTATGAGTAAGCTTGTTTTCTAAAATTATAAGGTAATATTTCTAGTATTTAAATGACTACTTGTTCATGCACGAGTCATGCTCTTTTTGgagagaattaattaattataagttTTTGGTAATGACGATTTTTTTGTGTGCAATGTGCACATAACGACTTTGTTTTCTATAGCTATATGAAAAATGGGGGAGATGACTATAAAGCATGCCAAGACTTGTGAAATGGCCAATGGAGATGGCCAAGACTACTAGTGAATTAGTCACCTAGAAGAAGCGAACATTAAATGATGGATTGATGCTAGCTGAAAAATACTAACATAGATGTACTTGATGGGAAAAAATGGCTCAAACATCTTGTAAGGCTTATCCTTTTTTTCTATATTTGTAATGCATAATGTAAACATCAAGATTGTTTCTTTTTTGAGATTGGGTAgaagtttaaaaaatttaatgtaTAAGTTTCCAGATTATTCATATTTGttccaaaatttatttttttagatttgcAACTATCTCATTGAatgtataagttttgttattttaatcttaTAAGTTTTCAGATTTGTATATAAATAacgttttatttaaattaatttaaaataaatataaattaattatttaaaaattaaaaatataaattttaagggCACACATTGCGCAccctaaaaaaattcttttaggGCACACAAAGAGAGCACTAAAAACTTTATTTAAAAGCACTGAACGGGATCTTTTTGGATACGCACCTAAAAAGTTTAACTTTTTAAGACTCTCAAATAAAGGGCTCGCGGGGGGCGCGCCCTAAAAATTCATTGAGAGCCCTAAAaaatcttttttgtagtagtgatatttGAAATTTACTCGATTATTACCATTCATGTTTGCATAGTTAACGAAAATCACTCATTAACATACGTATATTTATAGTTGCTGAACTAAAATAacaatgaatttaatttctaacTTTATGAATTTAATTTGTGTAGTGTGATGGGAAGAATACATATACACTTAAGGAAGTCAATGAGACTTGGAATGAATAGGTAGCTAAGCTCCTTGAGTAGATGAGTTAGCAGCTAGGTTATTGTATTATTGTTTATATCAAAATGAAATTTAGTTTATAAATGTTGTAGTTTTTAGTTGTAATTAAGATAAGTATACTTTTGATCTTGTACTTTTAGTTTTCAATTTATTATATATTGAATTCTACTTATTTTGTTTGGATATATTGTATTAATTAGCACATTGACATGAAGCGTTGGATGATATACATATATAGGTTTAATGAGGAAaagggcaaaaaaaaaaaaatcatattttctatCTATGGGACATTGGTCCCTGAAAACCATTGTCTAAGGGCAAGAAAAATTACACTTTGATGATGTCATGGGATGATGATTTTGTTCTAACTGTCGTCTTATGTTATTCCACATAAACATGGAACAACGGTTTGATTTCAATTGTCCTCCTATGTGTGTGACGTGTACACATGAGATGACTATTGTACTAGAACCATAACATCGATTTTCCTAATGACGTATGAATGTTTGTACATTGGTTAAAAACTGATGTCTATGTCAATTTTATAGTAGTGTATCATAATAATTACAAGAATAATGATTGTGACAAACTCAAATTGTACACACTATTTGTACACAATGAAATGTAATCATCTCAACCACACATTTAAAAGTGAAATGATCCTTACTTAAAAATATCTATGACTaaaattaaacacacattattatgtgtaaaAAATGTGTGCAACTTGTGTGTGTCTAGCATTACTCTAATTAAAActaagttaaaattaaaattattattgtGACAAGATTGCTACAATAAAGTTATCACAATAGGATATATTTGTTGCGAGCACATCATAATATAGTCACAATAGATATTTATAATGACAAAAAATATTGTGAGGATGTCTAAACCCGATCCTAGATACAAAGGGATCAAGCCCTTGTTTAGGGCCCATACAAAGGAGTcccaaaatttgaagaaaaaaaaaatttatataaaaaacccTACAAATTTAGAAAATTATCATATATACAAAAAttagattgaaaaaaaataattttatatcgAGCCTCACACAACTCAAGGACAACCTGATAACCTTGCAAATTTTGCAACTCTATTGGAAGAAAATTGTGACTTATGGGAATAAGTTATATAAAGTATTCACATTTCATTTTATTCATTAAAATTCATTTACAATTTTTCaagggaatttttcaaaaatatggcttttataccatcaatgtgcaaaaatatgggagttatatttttcttaatttgtatggaaaatttattaaagaaaaagttaaagtatgggaaacacaattagtagctaactaaaatatagaaatgtcacattttttttattatagttttttttattttttattttaaaggtaatttttttttatttttttccatcatttttttattattattaatttttttcctttacttgttttttcttccattttttcctttttctttttttttttcttaccaattttttccttcatctttttttctttccattttttcattcttcttctttttttcattttttttcatttatctatttttttctttcatttgtattgttttgttatttttttcatattttttcagtttttttttcattttattttttcttcatttttatatttattattttctccttcaatttttatttttattttttcacacatatgagcttttttttcttcttctattttttttcatttttttctaccaattttttcattcatatttttttccttttcacttttccattatttttcttcttcttcttttcattcttatttattcatttattttttttcattcatcatttcttttgtttttttttcatatatttttttttcatttttgtacttatacttttctcattctattttttttcattttttcacacatatattttaacattacataattattctattatttttttatttattatcttttattattgtaatttttttttatagtttttttccactatatgtaaaaaaaattcaaatcaattttttcagcattttctttttactataacacttataggaataccaaaatttggaaagaaaactaataaaaatatgaaaacgtgaatgggtaactggttaccttcacattctttgtgtgtatatttctaaaggtaactggttactttcacgttctgatgtgtgtatatttatggtttctacatggtaactagttacttatgttactaaaatcatagttacttcttcttccttttttaatgaagtgttcttctattttttccttcaaatttgatgtttcttttcatatttaatataagtAACTCGTCAtccctcttaggtaactggttacctcttttatggcagaaagttactcatttcaggataactggttacccctcctggtgcatgttatttaacctagttctaagatttttttttaagatcaatcaagtaattggttaccctacccaggatttgaaaaaaaaaatttacaatcttaaaaaaacatgtttataataaataaataataattttaaaaacaattcatattacaaaaaaaaaaaaaaaaatttgcaaaacaaccaaagaaaaatttaatataaaattagtaatataaaaacaatttaaaaaaacacataacctaaaaaaataataatcaaattacaaacacacccttccaaatttgattaagagtaaaactattgcataaaccaacttttatacaaaaatatggaaaaataaacccataaaagtgaaaattcttaaaaaaaaagccatatattaacttttttttaaaaaagccatatttttgcacactcaatttaaaatctcatataaaatgtaatttccttaTTTTTTCAATTTGTATCATAACAATTTTGTTATACGTATAATTTatgtttagtttattttattgataattaattatttagGTTAATAATGATAACCATTCCTCCACATATGATACAATTTactcatacatacatatatatatatatatttatatgtatccACTTGGATTTCTGTCAGTTAATTTTCAGCTCAATCCCATATCCATATATGACGATTCCAATTTACTTGGAATGATTCACCAACAAGGTAATCAAACCATCTTCTCCTTAATAGGTAAGTGCGTGCGCCTTCACCAACACATATCAGACTTTTTCAATGAATTTTGCGTCTTAATTTATAATTGGCTTTTAAGTATTATTTCGTGCGAATAGTAAATGATCACATCCCTCTAACTTTGGTGGCCTTCGTGATTTGATGGCGAGTTGAGTTGTTAAGTTGACGTGGAGCTctgatattatttatattttacacATATAATTAGTGATCTCAATTATAGTTAATTAATCAATAGTTTTACCGAAAACTGTAGTACTTAacggtaacacttaaaaaaatagtcttctatttaattaattaaaaatttgacaattaaacataaaatgtgtttgttaactctatttttatttattatttttttaaattttaattaaaatttattaaattttaaaaatataattttttagtttcaaattttttttaaatagttttagacttttttttttttttcttcttcaaatcaacatcttatattgttaaacaaaaaattaaaaataaaagttattaaacacttttattactttttgtttttaaaaaaaaaagcaaaaatagttatcaaacatatttttatttttttaaaataaaaaaaacaaaaataaaattatattttcatttttgtgtttaaaaattcaaaaacaaaacttTCACCTAACACAAACACAACCTATATTAGTACAATAATAAGAATTAACCCGGAAAAATGTTCGATAATCACTTATTAAAGAAACTATTGTTTGAGTTTCAACAAATTTACATTGTTACAgcccaaaatatgtcacattcaTATTAAGCAACTTTCAGCTTGGAAAACTTAATGTTCAATTTGACAAAATGCTTCACTTTAACAcacaagaagaaaagaaaattgaTGATCAGAAAAGTAAGAGTAAAGGGACACTTgaataaataaaatctaaaatgatCTTGGCTTCAAAACAATGGTGGAGTGCTTCAATATGTGCAAGCTAAACTGTCCACCTTTCTCCGCCGTATCGATCTTGGTCTGTCCCGCTGGTGGCAAGAGCTCGAAGTTCTGCACCAAACGTCCAATAGTGATGCCAAGAATTGGCAAAGCAAGAATGATACCAGGGCAGCTCCTTCTTCCAACTCCGAAGGGGAGGAACCTAAAGTCATTGCCATTGGCCTCCACCTTAGACTCTTCCTCGAAGAACCTCTCGGGCCTGAACTCTTCTGGCTTCTTCCAGTGGGCGGGGTCGTTGGCCAGCCACCATGCGTTAACCAGTATCTTGCTCTCGGCTGGAATGTCGTAGCCGCCGAGCTTGGCCTGGTTGAGGTTCATGTGGGGCACAAGGAGTGGGATCGCCATGCGTAGACGCAGTGTCTCCTTGATCACGGCATTAAGGTAAGGTAGCTTGTGCATGTCTGGCTCGGTGATCTGAACGCCGGGTCCCAGCACAGTGTCGAGCTCAATCCTTAGCTTCTTCTGGATCTCGGGGTGGTTCACAAGCTCCGCAATACCCCATTCAATTGACCACAATGTTGTTTCGATAGCTGTTTGATCAAATGTCACAACCAAAAAGTTATCAGTATGGCATGTAGTGATCAATCATTTTTGATAAAGCTATAATGTTAGACCATATATAAGATTAAATGGCCTTGTTGACATGACTtcttggaagaaaaaaaaattcaaaattgtaGCGAGCCGAAAGCATATTGGCCgccatatattttattaaaaaacacAAAAAGCTAATTTTAGTGAGAAAAGTATTAAACTAGTTCTGCCTAAAGTTGGTGGGGTCCTTTCTTTTTACTCAATCCGTATGTTCTATCAATGATTTTGTAACTATGGTAAGACATTTGTGCCCGAATTTATAAGTTTGATTTTATAGATTGAATTAGTTCTCAAGCTTTTATTAAcactattttattattattttacaatTATTTCTATTAATTGCATCAGAAAAATTTCTATTCACCAAACCTACTCATCTAAATTGCCCCCTATGATTTGTATGACCCAAATAAAGAAAAGTATTAGGTATCATAACCCAATCAAACAAAAGTATACACGTTAACTCTTTTTTATAGACCAAATTTCTTTGTAAACTTAAATATTGAGACGAATATTTAATGTTTATCAAAAAAGAAAATGTGATGAGGTAGTGTTGCGTAGAAGGTAAGAATTTGAGTTTTTAAAGGatataaatgaaaaataaataataaaagcatGGGATCCAACAAGGAGCGGCACTACAATACAATCCACATGGATTTCAGTAGATAAGATGTTAAAAGTGATAACTACGAGGGCACCAAAGAGTCGTCAAATGTTGGCTCATTgagtatatattaataaaaccaaCTTAGTATTTCTCTTATAAACAAATggtgttataaaatattatattttaaaaacatacaAGCTGATATTTATTGGTTATAATAAAAAAGTTTGCATAATTATGATAATTTAAGTCTATAACATGAGCACCACCTACATTGttcctttaaaaaaaatattaggttcttttcaaaaaatataaatattaggtagaGAACATGACAAACACTAGTTGTGCTGAGTGTTTTGTACTACACAGAAAGGCAACGAATATGTTTCTATCATTTTTGTTTACTAAGAAAATCTTCGATCTTTAATATTGATTACTTATTATCTGGTAGGGTTAGGTAAGAGCATACTCTTTTTCTTCttgatttaatatttaaattttcgtCATTAAAAAAACATTTCGTTTACTTGAAGAAAAGTAATATTatatgcatttaaaaaaaaaaaagtaatattaTATGCAATATGACGCTATAAAAGGCCAGTTAAAATGAATAAGTTTTCATTCATGCCCCCATAATGacattaattttttcttttttaaatctATTGGGATTCGGGATGTCATATCAAGTAGGCAGAAACGGTTGTCCAATCAATTAAATCTTTAATTGCAATTTAAGTTGAGATTTCTGATATTGTTTCTGTTTATGCTATAAAAGACACGCGTCATATACTATCTACATCTTTAAACCTGATTGGTGGGTAATCTACCAATTCTATTTGTAGAATATTCATATTTCTATTCCTAATAATCTATTTGAACAGAAGACCATggtttaaaaataatattaaacactattcgttaaaaaaaaaatttgaattatagTGTAAGTTACTTACCAGCAACATTAATGTTCTCAACAATGTAAAGAACGTTGTCCTCGTTGATTTCACCCTTTTGTTGAGCTTCAAGAATATGGTCAATGGCGCATTTCAATCCTTCGTTGTCCGAACTCTTGGTGCTAGATAATTTCCTATTGACCGTacacaatcaaattgttaattaataattaaaacgTAATGAATAATAATCAGCAAATTAAGCAATAATATACAAAACTTACTTCCTCTCGTCAACGAAATAGTCCTTGAAAAGCTGAATCCTTTTTTGTTTCACTTCCTTACAGATCTTCAAGTAACCTCTCAAAAATGGTCTCAAGATGGGAATAAAGTCACCGTAGTTGTACTCGAAGCTCTGGGCCAGTCTACTCCTCTCACCGTTCAAAGCCTTGAGTTTAACGAAAAGCGGGTCATCCTCGCTGTCGAATCTCCTGTCGAACATGATCCGGTACATGTTGTTGTACATCATAAGCTGTAACCGCCTCCTCAAAACGATGCCGTTTGTGGCCGACTCGGGGTTCTTCTTCACGTCATCAACCACGCTACCGGCCTCGGATTCCCAGCCGAACCGGTACTGCTGAACAACCTTGTTGGTGAAGAAAGGAACGGTCATGATTCTCCTCATCTTTCTCCAGTGCTCACCGTACACTGTGAACACCATATCCTGACCCTTACCGGTGAAGATGTCGAACACCACGTTTCGGGTCCTGGATCCGAACTCCACTCCCTGGGTATGGAGAACCTCTTTAGCTAGCTCCGGGGAAGAAACCACCACGAGGTTCCTCTGTCCCATTCGAAGCAAGAAAATGTCGCCGAATTTCTTGGCCATGTCGGTCAGGTTCCGGTGGTTCAAGTCATCACCGACTTGGAGCCAGTTTCCAAATACGGGTACGGGTATAGGTCCGGGTGGGAGCTTGAACTTCTTGCCCCGGATCTTTGCGATGGCTATGGCGAGAACCACAGCTACAAAGAGAGCTATGAGGGTCTTCTCCAAGAGGAGGAGATCCATGGCGCAGGATGAGGAAGGTGGGCACTCAATAAGAGGATGacgagagagagtgagagagttaGGTTTGAGTTTTGTTTTGGTTTCGATTTTCGGTGGGTATACGGGTTTTTATAGTAGAGCTTTGGTTGAGGAAGGAACAGGAAGGTGTGGTTTGACGGCTCAGCGTTAGGTGAATCGTGTGGTCGTGTGTTTGACGCGGGAGTTGGTGATGAGTGACGGTCGTCACGCTAGACTTAACGGCGTTAAAGTTTCTGACAGCGAATGGATGGTGTTTGGTTAGGGATAATTTTCAACATTTTTGCCGGGGGCATGGAGGAGAGGTAGTAGGTGAAGATAAAGCAAGTTGGTAAATGAAAAAGAGTGTTGCTCTTGAGTTGTGTTAAAATATATAATCTGACACACTAAGATTGGAGAGATaacttataatatttattaaatttaaatatttataatttaattggATACAATAATGTCTCTTAGTTATTGTTGATGAAAATGTCAAATAAGTAAGGCATTAAAATCTCCTACGTTGGTATCACGGGTTCTATTTCCGCTCCCAAATAGTATTTCGACACGTCATCGTTTGTGATTGTCATTGTAAGACAGGCATTGAATGTGATACTTTGATGTTATGGTGATGACGACACTCGATTTTATTGCAATCAAAATTTTTAATTCTATATAGTACATGCATTCATTTAATATTAACTTATAACATGCAACATCAAAATGGGAAAAGTATAATTAGTGCTGCCCCTTAACTAATTTTTTATCTAAGTCATATGTTTCAAAAATTATTGAGGtcaaatattcataaaaaaaagTGCAAAAAAGTTAATAATTAAGGATAGTATTAGTTATATCACTATTATTTAGAATTAGCAAGTGTTTGTAGTAGCATTGGATTTAGGGGTGCAAACGGGTTGGGTTTTTGGGTTTCGGGActgtcgggttcgggttttgcgggtttcgagTGGAGGAAAGTGGTACTAAATCCAGTCCGAAATTTttggattttgggatgatttcGGGTTTGGTCGGGTTGGGTTTGGTAGGGTTTCAAGTAAGAATAGTCCAAAAATGGGCTTTGACTAAAAATGGGCCTTGgtaaatttgttttaaaaataccatattttttacatttttttttgtttttcacacgttttttttaattttaatgttagtttggtaatgttgattttttttttttttacaaattggatcttagtaattttttttaaaaaaagcactaattttttttttttagttatgttCGAGTTCAGGTCACCCGAAGTCGACAGGTTTTGCAAAACATTGAGTTTTCGGGTTGCAGGTTTGCGGATTTTTCAGATCAAATGTTCACCCTTAATTAGACTGATGGAGCTTTATATAGTAAATgaaactaaattaaattaaataaatattgctAGTATTGAGGCGCTAGTTTGTGTGAATGAAGTGGGTCAACTacttttcaaataaataaaaaaggaaatggGTCAACAAGGCTTAATGTTCTTTATTTTAAAACGATAACATGTGACTATACTTAACAACAAATAATGCTAAAAATACTAAAGTTACACTTAGAGATAGGGGCTAATTTTAATGGGGGCTAAAATTAAAAATTCTAAACGTTTAtgtaatattataaatattttatctaTTATTAACTAAGTTAATTGAGGAAATCACACCATATATGATATTTTTTcttaaactttaaaaaaatatgacattttattttcttaagttttttatggcatattttttttgtttacatttttatgggagtttttttttcccatatttataaaattttatttgtataccatatttgatcttttatacatttttagtagtttgttttgagattatttttataattttaatatatttgtattattttttatcattcatattttataaaatatattttttacataattcttTAAAGAAAAAAATCTGAGACATTCATCACCATACattttattctcatttcttcttcatttctttcattttttatcttcttcaatcaatATTTTAAGTacagtaactggttaccactatcaaatcaattttgattttttttttgtgatagtaATCATGTCCCACTGTcaatttttttagtaatgtataGTAACTagttataacaataaaaatcacttttatttttaagtGGTGTTGCAGTAACTAGTTAcagctataaaaataattttgattttttttagtaatgtaccattatcaaaatatcaactgaattgtaactggttacttagtgagatttgaaAAAAAgttgatatgaaaaaaataaactaaattgatcgcAATGTAACtggttgataactctacaaaatagagttattttaccactttttatgtgctaattgttgcttaattcttgagtttttaattgatttattaagttttt contains the following coding sequences:
- the LOC133788233 gene encoding trans-cinnamate 4-monooxygenase produces the protein MDLLLLEKTLIALFVAVVLAIAIAKIRGKKFKLPPGPIPVPVFGNWLQVGDDLNHRNLTDMAKKFGDIFLLRMGQRNLVVVSSPELAKEVLHTQGVEFGSRTRNVVFDIFTGKGQDMVFTVYGEHWRKMRRIMTVPFFTNKVVQQYRFGWESEAGSVVDDVKKNPESATNGIVLRRRLQLMMYNNMYRIMFDRRFDSEDDPLFVKLKALNGERSRLAQSFEYNYGDFIPILRPFLRGYLKICKEVKQKRIQLFKDYFVDERKKLSSTKSSDNEGLKCAIDHILEAQQKGEINEDNVLYIVENINVAAIETTLWSIEWGIAELVNHPEIQKKLRIELDTVLGPGVQITEPDMHKLPYLNAVIKETLRLRMAIPLLVPHMNLNQAKLGGYDIPAESKILVNAWWLANDPAHWKKPEEFRPERFFEEESKVEANGNDFRFLPFGVGRRSCPGIILALPILGITIGRLVQNFELLPPAGQTKIDTAEKGGQFSLHILKHSTIVLKPRSF